The Mycobacterium seoulense genomic interval CCGAACCCACGGTGAGTTCAGCTATACACTCAGTCAGCCTTACGGGGTGATCGGCGTGATCATCACCTGGAACGGCCCCCTCATCTCCTTGGCGATGAAAGTGCCTGCGGCACTTGCCGCGGGCAACACCGTGGTGATCAAGCCGTCCGAGCTCACCCCTTTCAGCGCCAATCTGTACGCGGATCTCGCTGCAGAGGCCGGTATTCCCGCCGGCGTCATCAACGTGGTTCCCGGATCCGCTGAAGCCGGGGCGAGGCTGGTCGCCCATCCGCTCGTCAAAAAAGTCACCTTTACCGGCGGCCCGGATACGGCGCGCAAGATCCTCTCGACCTGTGCCGAGCAGATCAAGCCGGCAGTCATGGAGCTCGGCGGCAAATCCGGCAACATCATCTTCGAGGACGCTGATCTTGACCTCGCCTGCGGCTACGGAACGATGATGTCGGTGGGCTTGATGAGCGGCCAGGGCTGCGCCCTTCCGACCCGAATGATCGTGGCAAGACCGCTCTATGACGACGTCATCGCGCGAGTCTCGGCGATCGCGTCGATGATCAAAGTGGGTGACCCGTTCGATCTGGACACCCTGAGCGGTCCTGTCGTGAATGAAGCAGCACTGGAGCGGATCGTGGGCATGATCGACCGCGCCAAACAGGACGGCGCACGATTGATCACGGGCGGTGAGCGCATCGGCGGTGACCTCGCGGACGGATACTTCCTGCAGCCCACGGTGTTCGCAGACGTCGACCCCAATTCCGAACTGGCGCAAAAAGAGGTCTTCGGTCCGGTGCTGTCGATCATGCCGTTCGACACCGAAGACGAAGCCATCGAGATCGCGAACAGGACCCCCTACGGGCTGTCCGGGTGCCTGTTCACGAACAATCTCAAACGCGCCCACCGTGTCGTTGAAGCGCTCGAGACTGGAGAAGTCCTGATCAACGGCGCCATTAACCTGGGGGTGCACCGACCCTTCGGGGGTATCGGCATCAGCGGTATGGGCAAGGAAGGCGGT includes:
- a CDS encoding aldehyde dehydrogenase family protein — encoded protein: MTSTLATPRPEVSLRIGGEKRHTASGGTYQHINPCDGTPDAEIPMAGAAEIDEAVEAAHGAFLGWRQTNPAERRRILMRFADLIEQNTDDFTRLGTFDNGTPSGLVGGLVAMSVEWTRYYAGWADKISSDIASSFRTHGEFSYTLSQPYGVIGVIITWNGPLISLAMKVPAALAAGNTVVIKPSELTPFSANLYADLAAEAGIPAGVINVVPGSAEAGARLVAHPLVKKVTFTGGPDTARKILSTCAEQIKPAVMELGGKSGNIIFEDADLDLACGYGTMMSVGLMSGQGCALPTRMIVARPLYDDVIARVSAIASMIKVGDPFDLDTLSGPVVNEAALERIVGMIDRAKQDGARLITGGERIGGDLADGYFLQPTVFADVDPNSELAQKEVFGPVLSIMPFDTEDEAIEIANRTPYGLSGCLFTNNLKRAHRVVEALETGEVLINGAINLGVHRPFGGIGISGMGKEGGRQGLDEFLWTKSVSIA